A stretch of the Erpetoichthys calabaricus chromosome 3, fErpCal1.3, whole genome shotgun sequence genome encodes the following:
- the zgc:172323 gene encoding glial fibrillary acidic protein isoform X1 has translation MSHGYIRGLTKTIKRTLLDSVLQFEGVNPLKHLLFKKETIRKHSNMSRSPERISSYRRHFEDSSSSALYHVRVSSPSPPRTRETRQRSSSFTRSATMKSAAGTVGRRTTTATFRPRISSMGAICAGPSLDIDAAAAANQEFLSTRTTERKEMVALNDRLAVYIEKVRTLEQQNKQLECEIEAFQKRFMKPSGLRALYEEQLRELKKIADQMKVQRDMAIAAKEAMAGQLEMIKSKYEEALEARKNAEREIETLRPDVDAATAGRIALEKQLDNLEVEIEFLRRVHKEEIEELMKQIYCAFSGVEMSFTLPDLATALKQIQGQYEDIAAKNLQEMDDWYKSKFVDLNGASTKHVESVRHTREEIAGCKRDILNKERELESLKERNAALEAQIKEAQEKYKKQYEELQEKIMKLQEELKSFKEKIALHLREYQDLLNIKMALDIEIATYRKLIEGEDTRLATTVGVIHLMGGMVGAIGVIGQGQVGTIETISKEQAVEMTERKTVLIRTVKTEEDKVQRDTQERTIRISGAADDSDEE, from the exons ATGTCTCATGGATACATCAGAGGCCTAACTAAAACTATAAAAAGGACTCTTCTTGATTCTGTGCTGCAATTTGAAGGTGTCAACCCACTGAAGCATTTATTATTCAAAAAGGAGACAATCAGAAAACACAGCAATATGAGCCGAAGCCCAGAAAGGATTTCTTCTTATCGTCGCCATTTCGAGGACAGTAGTAGCTCTGCTCTATACCATGTGCGGGTTTCAAGCCCATCTCCTCCTCGGACCAGAGAAACCCGCCAGCGTTCATCCAGCTTCACCCGTTCAGCCACCATGAAATCAGCAGCTGGTACAGTGGGTAGACGAACAACTACAGCCACCTTTAGACCACGGATTTCAAG CATGGGAGCCATCTGCGCCGGGCCATCTTTAGATATCGATGCGGCTGCCGCAGCGAACCAGGAATTCCTAAGCACCCGAACCACCGAGAGGAAGGAGATGGTCGCCTTGAATGACAGACTGGCTGTGTACATCGAGAAG GTCCGGACTTTGGAGCAACAAAACAAGCAGCTGGAATGCGAGATTGAGGCTTTTCAGAAACGTTTCATGAAGCCCTCCGGGCTGAGAGCTCTTTACGAGGAGCAGCTGAGAGAACTGAAGAAGATTGCAGATCAGATGAAGGTCCAGAGG GATATGGCGATTGCTGCAAAAGAGGCAATGGCTGGACAGCTTGAAATGATTAAGTCGAAGTACGAGGAGGCCTTAGAAGCAAGGAAGAATGCTGAAAGGGAAATTGAGACATTACGTCCT GATGTCGATGCAGCAACCGCTGGACGCATAGCTCTCGagaaacagctggacaacctGGAAGTAGAAATAGAGTTCCTTCGCAGAGTACACAAAGAG GAAATCGAAGAGCTAATGAAACAAATCTACTGTGCTTTCTCTGGCGTTGAAATGTCTTTCACGCTCCCCGACTTAGCCACCGCCCTCAAGCAGATTCAAGGCCAGTATGAAGACATAGCTGCCAAAAACTTACAG GAAATGGATGACTGGTACAAATCTAAATTCGTAGACTTGAACGGCGCCTCTACAAAGCATGTAGAGAGCGTGAGACACACGAGGGAAGAAATTGCGGGCTGCAAACGAGAT attttaaaCAAAGAGAGAGAACTAGAAAGCCTCAAAGAGAGAAATGCTGCTCTTGAAGCACAGATCAAGGAAGCacaggaaaaatacaaaaagcagTACGAGGAATTACAG GAAAAAATAATGAAGCTGCAGGAAGAACTGAAGTCTTTCAAGGAGAAAATTGCATTACACTTGCGAGAATATCAAGatctattaaacattaaaatggctCTCGATATTGAGATTGCCACATACAG aaaACTGATTGAGGGTGAAGACACAAGGCTAGCAACTACAGTTGGAGTCATACATCTAATGGGTGGAATGGTTGGAGCAATTGGTGTGATTGGACAAGGTCAGGTTGGCACCATTGAAACTATTTCCAAAGAACAGGCAGTGGAGATGACAGAAAGAAAAACTGTACTCATAAG AACAGTTAAAACAGAAGAAGATAAAGTGCAGAGAGACACCCAAGAACGGACCATCAGGATTTCTGGTGCTGCTGATGATAGTGACGAGGAGTAA
- the zgc:172323 gene encoding glial fibrillary acidic protein isoform X2 → MSHGYIRGLTKTIKRTLLDSVLQFEGVNPLKHLLFKKETIRKHSNMSRSPERISSYRRHFEDSSSSALYHVRVSSPSPPRTRETRQRSSSFTRSATMKSAAGTVGRRTTTATFRPRISSMGAICAGPSLDIDAAAAANQEFLSTRTTERKEMVALNDRLAVYIEKVRTLEQQNKQLECEIEAFQKRFMKPSGLRALYEEQLRELKKIADQMKVQRDMAIAAKEAMAGQLEMIKSKYEEALEARKNAEREIETLRPDVDAATAGRIALEKQLDNLEVEIEFLRRVHKEEIEELMKQIYCAFSGVEMSFTLPDLATALKQIQGQYEDIAAKNLQEMDDWYKSKFVDLNGASTKHVESVRHTREEIAGCKRDILNKERELESLKERNAALEAQIKEAQEKYKKQYEELQEKIMKLQEELKSFKEKIALHLREYQDLLNIKMALDIEIATYRKLIEGEDTRLATTVGVIHLMGGMVGAIGVIGQGQVGTIETISKEQAVEMTERKTVLIS, encoded by the exons ATGTCTCATGGATACATCAGAGGCCTAACTAAAACTATAAAAAGGACTCTTCTTGATTCTGTGCTGCAATTTGAAGGTGTCAACCCACTGAAGCATTTATTATTCAAAAAGGAGACAATCAGAAAACACAGCAATATGAGCCGAAGCCCAGAAAGGATTTCTTCTTATCGTCGCCATTTCGAGGACAGTAGTAGCTCTGCTCTATACCATGTGCGGGTTTCAAGCCCATCTCCTCCTCGGACCAGAGAAACCCGCCAGCGTTCATCCAGCTTCACCCGTTCAGCCACCATGAAATCAGCAGCTGGTACAGTGGGTAGACGAACAACTACAGCCACCTTTAGACCACGGATTTCAAG CATGGGAGCCATCTGCGCCGGGCCATCTTTAGATATCGATGCGGCTGCCGCAGCGAACCAGGAATTCCTAAGCACCCGAACCACCGAGAGGAAGGAGATGGTCGCCTTGAATGACAGACTGGCTGTGTACATCGAGAAG GTCCGGACTTTGGAGCAACAAAACAAGCAGCTGGAATGCGAGATTGAGGCTTTTCAGAAACGTTTCATGAAGCCCTCCGGGCTGAGAGCTCTTTACGAGGAGCAGCTGAGAGAACTGAAGAAGATTGCAGATCAGATGAAGGTCCAGAGG GATATGGCGATTGCTGCAAAAGAGGCAATGGCTGGACAGCTTGAAATGATTAAGTCGAAGTACGAGGAGGCCTTAGAAGCAAGGAAGAATGCTGAAAGGGAAATTGAGACATTACGTCCT GATGTCGATGCAGCAACCGCTGGACGCATAGCTCTCGagaaacagctggacaacctGGAAGTAGAAATAGAGTTCCTTCGCAGAGTACACAAAGAG GAAATCGAAGAGCTAATGAAACAAATCTACTGTGCTTTCTCTGGCGTTGAAATGTCTTTCACGCTCCCCGACTTAGCCACCGCCCTCAAGCAGATTCAAGGCCAGTATGAAGACATAGCTGCCAAAAACTTACAG GAAATGGATGACTGGTACAAATCTAAATTCGTAGACTTGAACGGCGCCTCTACAAAGCATGTAGAGAGCGTGAGACACACGAGGGAAGAAATTGCGGGCTGCAAACGAGAT attttaaaCAAAGAGAGAGAACTAGAAAGCCTCAAAGAGAGAAATGCTGCTCTTGAAGCACAGATCAAGGAAGCacaggaaaaatacaaaaagcagTACGAGGAATTACAG GAAAAAATAATGAAGCTGCAGGAAGAACTGAAGTCTTTCAAGGAGAAAATTGCATTACACTTGCGAGAATATCAAGatctattaaacattaaaatggctCTCGATATTGAGATTGCCACATACAG aaaACTGATTGAGGGTGAAGACACAAGGCTAGCAACTACAGTTGGAGTCATACATCTAATGGGTGGAATGGTTGGAGCAATTGGTGTGATTGGACAAGGTCAGGTTGGCACCATTGAAACTATTTCCAAAGAACAGGCAGTGGAGATGACAGAAAGAAAAACTGTACTCATAAG TTAA